In Bremerella alba, one DNA window encodes the following:
- a CDS encoding ThuA domain-containing protein produces MLRLVCSVGLSLILASFVVAEEPALNQPPKGFQQLFNGKDLTGWKGLVANPKKRAEMSQEELSKAQASADESMRAHWQAKDGVLVFDGKGQSLCTAKDYADFEMYVDFKIKEAGDSGIYVRGSPQIQIWDPGNKKPNPNGVGSGGLYNNKNNPSEPLVTADNPIGEWNTFFIRMIGDRVTIKLNGKLVTDDVVLENYWERDKPVYRTGQIELQNHGNTLYFRNIYIRELVTPEQLAKIEETLPAEPRVEPKQKHNVLVFTRYHGYRHSSIPVGAMAVKMLGEKTGVFDARITNDLTMLAPETLADYDAIVMVNTTGPWIKPRDEDIAKLAAAGQEMTKEDAEKMFRESLLNFVSSGKGLVGFHAASDANYHWEDFGKLIGGYFHGHPWHEKVGIKVDNPEHPLMNAFGGENFTIVDEIYQFRDPYSRDALHVLLSLDVDNTNMAKKGIHRKDSDFAVSWVRKWGDGRVFYSSLGHREEIYWNPQMLKFYLDGIQFALGDIDGPTAPSGTE; encoded by the coding sequence ATGCTACGTCTGGTGTGTAGCGTTGGCCTATCGTTGATTTTGGCCTCATTCGTCGTCGCCGAAGAGCCTGCTTTGAATCAACCTCCTAAAGGCTTCCAGCAACTCTTTAATGGCAAAGATCTCACCGGCTGGAAAGGGCTTGTCGCCAATCCGAAGAAGCGGGCCGAGATGTCGCAGGAAGAGCTCTCGAAAGCCCAAGCCTCGGCCGACGAGTCGATGCGCGCACATTGGCAAGCAAAAGATGGCGTTCTGGTCTTCGATGGCAAAGGGCAAAGTCTCTGCACGGCGAAGGATTACGCCGACTTCGAGATGTACGTCGACTTCAAAATCAAAGAAGCCGGTGATAGCGGCATCTACGTCCGTGGCAGCCCGCAAATTCAGATTTGGGACCCTGGCAATAAGAAGCCTAACCCCAACGGTGTCGGCTCTGGCGGTCTGTACAACAACAAGAACAACCCCAGCGAGCCGTTGGTTACCGCTGATAACCCGATCGGCGAGTGGAATACGTTTTTCATTCGTATGATCGGCGACCGCGTTACCATCAAGCTGAACGGCAAACTGGTGACCGATGACGTCGTGCTCGAAAATTACTGGGAACGCGACAAGCCGGTCTACCGCACCGGCCAAATCGAACTGCAGAACCACGGCAACACGCTTTACTTCCGAAATATCTACATTCGCGAACTGGTCACGCCTGAGCAACTCGCAAAGATCGAAGAGACTCTGCCGGCAGAGCCTCGTGTCGAGCCGAAGCAAAAGCACAATGTGTTGGTCTTTACCCGCTACCACGGCTACCGTCACAGCTCGATTCCTGTCGGTGCAATGGCCGTGAAGATGCTAGGAGAAAAGACCGGCGTTTTCGACGCTCGCATTACCAACGACCTAACCATGCTCGCTCCGGAAACGCTTGCCGACTACGACGCAATAGTGATGGTTAACACGACTGGCCCCTGGATCAAACCGCGCGACGAGGACATCGCCAAGCTGGCCGCAGCCGGCCAGGAAATGACAAAGGAAGACGCGGAAAAGATGTTCCGTGAAAGCCTGCTCAACTTTGTCTCGAGCGGCAAAGGACTTGTCGGATTTCATGCTGCCAGCGACGCCAACTACCACTGGGAAGATTTCGGCAAACTGATCGGCGGCTACTTCCATGGTCACCCCTGGCACGAGAAGGTGGGCATCAAAGTCGATAACCCAGAGCACCCGCTGATGAACGCATTCGGTGGCGAGAACTTCACCATCGTTGACGAGATCTACCAGTTCCGCGATCCTTACTCCCGCGATGCGTTGCACGTACTGCTCTCGCTGGATGTCGACAACACGAACATGGCCAAGAAGGGCATCCATCGCAAGGATAGCGACTTCGCCGTTTCGTGGGTTCGCAAATGGGGTGACGGTCGCGTGTTCTACAGTTCGCTGGGACATCGCGAAGAGATCTATTGGAATCCCCAGATGTTGAAGTTCTACCTCGACGGCATTCAGTTCGCTCTGGGCGATATCGATGGCCCGACGGCCCCGAGTGGAACTGAATAA
- a CDS encoding ThuA domain-containing protein — MTLRLVRPLLVMLFALAIAATSHAEEKAKLKALLITGGCCHDYPNQIKIITEGLSQRVSIDWDVALAGDDRKTKVPVYENHDWIKPYDLVVHNECYGGVENVDFVEGIVQAHTENKIPAIFVHCSMHSYRNAKTDEWRKLIGMRSTSHEGKHPLDVVTLVEDHPIMQGFPQNWKVDRGELYKIEKTWDTATPLAKAYGVDTKKDHAVIWCNEYEGTKTFSTTLGHYNETMNNDDWLSLVARGILWSVDGLNEDGTTKAGFEGTGKVEIDLSKPNPDKDKNPTPAK, encoded by the coding sequence ATGACGCTTCGCTTAGTTCGCCCCTTGTTGGTAATGCTCTTCGCCTTGGCGATCGCTGCCACTTCCCACGCGGAAGAAAAAGCCAAACTGAAGGCCCTGTTAATCACCGGTGGTTGCTGCCACGACTACCCCAACCAGATTAAAATCATCACAGAAGGTCTCAGCCAGCGTGTAAGCATCGATTGGGATGTGGCCCTGGCCGGAGACGATCGAAAGACCAAAGTTCCGGTTTACGAGAACCATGACTGGATTAAGCCGTACGATTTGGTCGTGCACAACGAATGCTACGGCGGGGTCGAAAACGTCGACTTTGTTGAAGGCATCGTCCAAGCACACACCGAAAACAAAATTCCGGCTATCTTCGTTCACTGCTCGATGCACAGCTACCGCAACGCGAAGACAGACGAGTGGCGAAAACTGATCGGCATGCGAAGCACCAGCCATGAAGGTAAACACCCGCTGGATGTGGTGACGCTTGTGGAAGATCACCCGATCATGCAAGGATTCCCCCAGAACTGGAAGGTCGATCGCGGCGAGCTTTACAAGATCGAAAAGACGTGGGATACGGCCACCCCCCTGGCCAAAGCTTACGGAGTCGACACCAAGAAGGACCACGCTGTCATCTGGTGCAACGAATATGAAGGAACCAAGACCTTCTCGACCACCTTAGGGCACTACAACGAAACGATGAATAACGACGATTGGCTGAGCCTGGTCGCACGCGGTATTCTCTGGAGCGTCGACGGCCTGAATGAAGACGGCACCACGAAAGCTGGCTTCGAAGGTACCGGCAAGGTCGAGATCGACCTCAGCAAACCCAACCCAGATAAAGACAAGAACCCCACCCCAGCGAAGTAG